A window of Dorea formicigenerans contains these coding sequences:
- the rpsH gene encoding 30S ribosomal protein S8 — translation MTMSDPIADMLTRIRNANTAKHDTVDVPSSKMKLAIANILLDEGYIEKYDIVEDGVFKTIHITLKYGADKNEKVITGLRRISKPGLRVYANSADLPRVLGGLGTAIISTNHGVITDKEARKLGVGGEVLCYIW, via the coding sequence ATGACTATGAGCGATCCAATTGCAGATATGCTTACAAGAATCCGTAATGCAAATACTGCTAAACATGATACAGTAGATGTACCTTCATCCAAGATGAAGCTTGCAATCGCAAATATCTTATTAGATGAAGGATATATCGAGAAATATGACATCGTAGAAGATGGAGTATTCAAAACAATCCATATTACATTAAAATATGGTGCAGACAAGAATGAGAAAGTTATCACAGGACTTAGAAGAATCTCTAAACCAGGTCTTCGTGTATACGCTAACAGCGCAGATCTTCCGAGAGTACTTGGAGGACTGGGAACAGCAATCATTTCTACAAACCATGGTGTAATCACTGACAAAGAAGCTAGAAAGCTTGGCGTTGGTGGAGAAGTTCTCTGCTACATTTGGTAG
- the rpsQ gene encoding 30S ribosomal protein S17 produces the protein MERNLRKTRVGKVISNKMDKTIVVAIEDHVKHPLYKKIVKKTYKLKAHDENNECNIGDKVKVMETRPLSKDKRWRLVEVMEKVK, from the coding sequence GTGGAAAGAAATCTTAGAAAAACCAGAGTTGGTAAGGTTATCAGTAATAAAATGGATAAAACCATCGTTGTTGCAATCGAAGATCATGTAAAACATCCGCTTTACAAAAAGATTGTAAAGAAGACATATAAGCTGAAAGCTCATGATGAGAACAATGAATGCAACATCGGAGACAAAGTAAAAGTTATGGAAACAAGACCTCTGTCAAAAGACAAGAGATGGAGACTTGTTGAAGTTATGGAAAAAGTGAAATAG
- the rplO gene encoding 50S ribosomal protein L15, producing the protein MDLSNLRPADGAKQSDNFRRGRGHGSGNGKTAGKGHKGQKARSGAPRPGFEGGQMPLYRRIPKRGFTNRNSKTIVGINVSALEVFDNDAVVSVETLIEQGIVKNPRDGVKILGNGELTKKLTVQANAFSAGAVAKIETLGGKAEVI; encoded by the coding sequence ATGGATTTATCAAACTTAAGACCTGCTGATGGAGCAAAACAGAGTGATAATTTCAGAAGAGGACGTGGACACGGTTCTGGAAATGGTAAGACAGCTGGTAAGGGACACAAAGGTCAGAAAGCTCGTTCTGGAGCACCAAGACCAGGTTTCGAAGGTGGTCAGATGCCATTATATAGAAGAATACCTAAGAGAGGATTTACAAACAGAAATTCTAAGACTATCGTTGGAATTAACGTAAGTGCTCTTGAAGTATTTGACAATGATGCAGTTGTTTCCGTAGAAACACTGATCGAGCAGGGAATCGTTAAGAATCCAAGAGATGGTGTTAAGATTCTTGGTAACGGTGAGCTCACAAAGAAGCTTACTGTTCAGGCAAATGCATTTAGTGCTGGTGCAGTAGCTAAGATTGAGACGTTAGGTGGAAAAGCAGAGGTGATCTAA
- the rplV gene encoding 50S ribosomal protein L22, with translation MAKGQHRSQIKRERNANKDTRPSAKLSYARVSVQKACFVLDAIRGKDVQTALGILTYNPRYASSLIKKLLESAIANAENNNGMNAENLYIAEAYANKGPTMKRIRPRAQGRAYRIEKRMSHITLVLDER, from the coding sequence ATGGCTAAAGGACAACACAGATCCCAGATTAAGAGAGAAAGAAATGCTAACAAAGATACGAGACCTTCTGCTAAGTTATCTTATGCAAGAGTTTCCGTACAGAAAGCATGCTTCGTATTGGATGCCATCAGAGGTAAGGATGTACAGACAGCACTTGGTATTTTAACTTATAATCCAAGATATGCTTCTAGTTTAATAAAGAAATTATTAGAGTCAGCAATCGCAAATGCTGAGAACAATAACGGTATGAATGCTGAGAACCTTTATATTGCAGAGGCTTATGCAAACAAAGGACCAACAATGAAGAGAATCAGACCTAGAGCACAGGGTAGAGCTTACAGAATCGAGAAGAGAATGAGCCACATTACACTCGTGCTTGATGAAAGATAA
- the rplX gene encoding 50S ribosomal protein L24, with protein MAMLKIKKGDTVKVIAGKDKDKEGKVIAVDHKNGRVTVEGVNMLTKHTKPSMTNQNGGIVHQEGSIDISNVMYLHKGKATRVGIKMDGDKKVRFAKSTGEVID; from the coding sequence ATGGCAATGTTAAAAATTAAAAAAGGTGATACAGTTAAAGTTATCGCTGGTAAAGATAAAGACAAAGAAGGCAAAGTTATCGCTGTAGATCACAAGAACGGAAGAGTTACTGTAGAAGGCGTTAACATGCTTACAAAGCATACAAAACCTAGCATGACAAACCAGAATGGTGGAATCGTTCACCAGGAAGGATCTATCGACATTTCCAACGTTATGTACTTACACAAAGGTAAAGCTACAAGAGTTGGAATCAAAATGGATGGAGACAAGAAGGTTCGTTTTGCAAAATCTACTGGTGAAGTGATCGATTAA
- the rpmC gene encoding 50S ribosomal protein L29 produces the protein MKINAFVEDLKTKSAAELNEELVAAKKELFNLRFQNATNQLDNTSRIKEVRRNIARIQTVITEKAAQN, from the coding sequence GTGAAAATTAATGCATTTGTAGAAGATTTAAAGACAAAATCAGCTGCAGAGCTGAATGAAGAATTAGTAGCTGCTAAAAAGGAACTCTTCAACTTAAGATTCCAGAACGCAACAAATCAGTTAGACAACACAAGCAGAATCAAAGAAGTTAGAAGAAATATTGCCAGAATTCAGACAGTAATTACTGAAAAGGCAGCTCAGAATTAA
- the rpsS gene encoding 30S ribosomal protein S19, with product MARSVKKGPFADASLLKKVDAMNAAGDKSVIKTWSRRSTIFPSMVGHTIAVHDGRKHVPVYVTEDMVGHKLGEFVATRTYRGHGKDEKKSKVR from the coding sequence ATGGCACGTTCAGTTAAAAAAGGCCCATTCGCAGATGCAAGCCTGCTTAAGAAGGTTGACGCAATGAACGCAGCAGGAGACAAGTCTGTAATCAAGACATGGTCCCGCCGTTCTACAATCTTCCCAAGCATGGTTGGACATACAATCGCCGTTCACGACGGAAGAAAACATGTACCTGTATATGTAACAGAAGATATGGTTGGACACAAACTCGGAGAGTTCGTAGCAACCAGAACATACAGAGGACATGGAAAAGACGAGAAGAAATCAAAAGTTAGATAA
- the rpsC gene encoding 30S ribosomal protein S3 has protein sequence MGQKVNPHGLRVGVIKDWDSKWYAEKDFADYLVEDHEIRTYLKKRLYSAGVSKIEIERASDRVKITIYTAKPGVVIGKGGAEIEKVKGELAQFTDKKLVVDIKEIKRPDKDAQLVAENIALQLENRISFRRAMKSCMSRTMKSGALGVKTSVSGRLGGADMARTEFYSEGTIPLQTLRADIDYGFAEANTTYGKVGVKVWIYKGEVLPERAHKEGDR, from the coding sequence ATGGGACAGAAAGTTAATCCTCATGGCTTAAGAGTCGGTGTTATCAAAGACTGGGACTCTAAGTGGTATGCAGAAAAGGATTTTGCAGACTACCTGGTAGAAGACCATGAAATCAGAACGTATCTTAAGAAGAGATTATACAGCGCTGGTGTTTCCAAGATCGAGATCGAAAGAGCATCTGATCGCGTTAAGATTACAATTTATACAGCTAAACCGGGTGTTGTTATCGGTAAAGGCGGAGCTGAGATCGAGAAAGTAAAAGGTGAGCTTGCACAGTTTACTGACAAGAAATTAGTTGTTGATATCAAAGAGATCAAGAGACCGGATAAAGACGCTCAGTTAGTAGCAGAGAATATCGCATTACAGCTTGAGAACCGTATTTCATTCAGACGTGCTATGAAATCATGCATGTCCAGAACAATGAAGTCTGGAGCACTCGGAGTTAAAACTTCCGTATCCGGACGTCTTGGTGGAGCTGATATGGCTCGTACAGAGTTCTACAGCGAGGGAACAATTCCACTTCAGACACTGAGAGCAGACATTGACTACGGATTCGCTGAGGCAAACACAACTTATGGTAAAGTTGGAGTTAAAGTTTGGATTTACAAAGGCGAGGTTCTTCCGGAGAGAGCACATAAGGAAGGAGATAGATAA
- the rplW gene encoding 50S ribosomal protein L23, translated as MANVQYYDVILKPVVTEKTMELMGDKKYTFLVHPEATKSQIKEAVEKMFDGTKVAKVNTMNCEGKKKRVRGTFKYGKTAATKKAIVQLTEDSKDIEIFQGL; from the coding sequence ATGGCAAACGTTCAGTATTATGATGTAATCCTTAAACCAGTTGTAACTGAGAAGACAATGGAGCTCATGGGAGATAAGAAATACACATTCCTTGTACACCCGGAAGCAACAAAATCTCAGATCAAAGAAGCCGTTGAGAAAATGTTCGACGGAACAAAGGTAGCGAAAGTTAACACAATGAACTGCGAAGGAAAGAAGAAAAGAGTTCGCGGAACATTCAAATATGGTAAGACTGCTGCAACAAAGAAAGCAATCGTACAGTTAACTGAGGACAGCAAAGATATCGAGATCTTCCAGGGTCTCTAA
- the rplN gene encoding 50S ribosomal protein L14, with the protein MIQQESRLKVADNTGAKELLCIRVLGGSTRRYASIGDVIVATVKDATPGGVVKKGDVVKAVVVRTVNSTRRKDGSYIRFDENAAVIIKDDKTPRGTRIFGPVARELRDKHFMRIVSLAPEVL; encoded by the coding sequence ATGATACAGCAAGAAAGCAGACTTAAAGTAGCAGACAACACAGGTGCTAAAGAGTTACTGTGTATCCGCGTACTTGGCGGTTCAACAAGAAGATATGCAAGTATCGGAGACGTTATTGTTGCGACTGTTAAAGATGCAACACCAGGCGGCGTTGTTAAAAAAGGCGATGTAGTTAAAGCTGTAGTTGTTCGTACTGTAAACAGTACTCGCCGTAAAGATGGATCTTACATCCGTTTCGACGAAAACGCTGCTGTAATTATAAAAGACGATAAGACACCAAGAGGAACCCGTATCTTTGGGCCAGTAGCAAGAGAGCTTCGTGACAAACACTTCATGAGAATTGTTTCCTTAGCTCCGGAAGTACTGTAG
- the rpsE gene encoding 30S ribosomal protein S5 → MRQERIDASQLELEEKVVSIKRVTKVVKGGRNMRFTALVVVGDKNGHVGAGLGKATEIPEAIRKGKEDAAKNLIKVALDENDSITHDFIGKFGGASVLLKKAPEGTGVIAGGPARAVIEMAGIKNIRTKSLGSNNKQNVVLATVEGLRQVKTPEAVAKLRGKSVEEILG, encoded by the coding sequence ATGAGACAGGAACGTATTGATGCTAGTCAGTTAGAGCTAGAAGAAAAAGTAGTGTCAATTAAACGTGTAACGAAAGTTGTTAAGGGTGGCCGTAATATGAGATTCACAGCTTTAGTAGTTGTTGGTGACAAGAACGGTCATGTTGGCGCTGGTTTAGGAAAAGCTACTGAGATTCCGGAAGCAATCCGCAAAGGTAAAGAGGATGCTGCAAAGAACCTCATCAAAGTAGCATTAGATGAGAACGATAGTATTACACATGATTTTATCGGAAAATTCGGAGGAGCTTCCGTGCTTCTTAAGAAGGCTCCGGAAGGAACTGGAGTTATCGCCGGTGGTCCGGCACGTGCCGTAATCGAGATGGCAGGAATCAAGAACATTCGTACAAAATCTCTTGGTTCAAACAATAAGCAGAACGTTGTTCTTGCAACTGTTGAGGGATTACGTCAGGTAAAAACTCCGGAAGCAGTAGCTAAACTTCGCGGTAAATCAGTAGAAGAAATCTTAGGCTAA
- the rplD gene encoding 50S ribosomal protein L4, whose amino-acid sequence MANVSVYNIEGKEVETIELSDAVFGVEVNEHLVHMAVVNQLANNRQGTQKAKTRSEVSGGGRKPWRQKGTGHARQGSTRAPQWTGGGVVFAPVPRDYSFKMNKKEKRAALKSALTSRVEENKFIVVDSLTFDEIKTKNVANALKNLNVSKALVVLEDGNVNAELSAKNIAGVKTAKTNTINVYDVMKYNTVIATKAAVKAIEEVYA is encoded by the coding sequence ATGGCAAACGTATCTGTTTATAATATCGAAGGTAAAGAAGTTGAGACAATCGAATTAAGCGATGCGGTATTTGGTGTTGAGGTTAACGAGCACCTTGTACACATGGCAGTTGTTAATCAGCTTGCAAATAACCGTCAGGGAACACAGAAAGCTAAAACACGTTCTGAAGTTTCCGGTGGTGGAAGAAAACCATGGAGACAGAAAGGAACTGGTCATGCAAGACAGGGTTCAACAAGAGCTCCACAGTGGACAGGCGGCGGAGTAGTATTCGCACCAGTACCGAGAGATTACTCATTCAAGATGAACAAGAAAGAGAAGAGAGCAGCTCTGAAATCCGCTCTTACTTCCAGAGTAGAAGAGAACAAGTTCATCGTAGTTGACTCACTTACATTTGATGAGATCAAAACAAAGAATGTAGCAAACGCACTTAAGAACTTAAACGTATCTAAAGCATTAGTAGTATTAGAGGACGGAAATGTTAACGCAGAGCTTTCTGCAAAGAATATCGCTGGTGTTAAAACAGCTAAAACTAATACGATCAATGTGTATGATGTTATGAAATACAACACAGTAATCGCAACAAAGGCTGCTGTTAAAGCAATCGAGGAGGTGTACGCATAA
- the rpsJ gene encoding 30S ribosomal protein S10, which produces MASQVMRITLKAYDHQLVDASAKKIIETVKKNGAQVSGPVPLPTKKEVVTILRAVHKYKDSREQFEQRTHKRLIDIVTPTQKTVDALSRLEMPAGVYIDIKMKNK; this is translated from the coding sequence ATGGCAAGTCAAGTAATGAGAATCACATTAAAAGCGTATGATCATCAGTTAGTAGATGCATCCGCAAAAAAAATCATCGAAACTGTAAAGAAGAACGGAGCACAGGTGAGCGGACCGGTTCCACTTCCAACTAAGAAGGAAGTTGTAACAATCTTAAGAGCTGTTCACAAGTACAAAGACTCCAGAGAGCAGTTCGAGCAGAGAACTCATAAGAGACTGATCGATATCGTAACACCTACACAGAAGACTGTAGATGCGTTATCAAGATTAGAGATGCCAGCAGGTGTTTATATCGATATCAAAATGAAAAACAAATAA
- the rplB gene encoding 50S ribosomal protein L2: MGIKTYNPYTPSRRQMTGSDFSEITKKTPEKSLLAPKSRQAGRNNQGKITVRHRGGGAKKKYRIIDFKRRKDGIAATVIGIEYDPNRTANIALICYEDGEKAYILAPEGLKDGMKVMNGPEAEVRVGNCLPLSQIPVGTQIHNIELHPGKGGQMVRSAGNSAQLMAKEGKYATLRLPSGEMRMVPLECRASIGVVGNGDHNLINIGKAGRTRHMGIRPTVRGSVMNPNDHPHGGGEGKTGIGRPGPCTPWGKPALGLKTRKKNKASNKMIVRRRDGKSIK, encoded by the coding sequence ATGGGAATTAAGACATATAACCCATATACGCCTTCCAGAAGACAGATGACTGGTTCTGATTTTTCAGAAATCACAAAAAAGACACCAGAGAAATCTCTGTTAGCTCCAAAGAGCAGACAGGCAGGCCGTAACAACCAGGGAAAAATCACAGTTAGACACCGCGGAGGCGGAGCTAAGAAAAAATATAGAATTATCGACTTCAAGAGAAGAAAAGATGGAATCGCTGCTACAGTAATCGGTATCGAGTACGATCCGAACAGAACAGCTAACATCGCTCTGATCTGCTACGAAGATGGTGAGAAAGCTTATATCCTTGCACCAGAAGGATTAAAAGACGGCATGAAAGTCATGAATGGACCAGAGGCTGAGGTTAGAGTAGGAAACTGCTTACCACTTTCTCAGATTCCAGTAGGTACACAGATCCACAACATCGAGCTTCACCCAGGAAAGGGCGGACAGATGGTTCGTTCTGCTGGTAACAGCGCTCAGTTAATGGCTAAAGAAGGAAAGTATGCAACACTGAGACTTCCTTCAGGAGAGATGAGAATGGTTCCGCTTGAGTGCAGAGCTTCTATCGGAGTAGTAGGAAATGGTGACCACAACCTGATCAACATTGGTAAAGCAGGTCGTACACGTCACATGGGTATCAGACCGACAGTTCGTGGTTCTGTTATGAACCCGAATGACCATCCGCATGGTGGTGGTGAAGGTAAGACTGGAATCGGACGTCCGGGTCCATGTACACCTTGGGGTAAACCAGCACTTGGTCTTAAGACAAGAAAGAAAAATAAAGCTTCTAACAAGATGATCGTAAGAAGAAGAGATGGTAAATCTATTAAATAG
- the rplE gene encoding 50S ribosomal protein L5, whose product MSRLKEQYQNEIVDALTKKFGYKNIMEVPKLDKVVINMGVGEAKDNAKLLDSAIADLEKITGQKAVVCRARKSVANFKLREGMAIGCKVTLRGEKMYEFVDRLVNLALPRVRDFRGVNPNAFDGRGNYALGIKEQLIFPEIEYDKVDKVRGMDIIFVTTANTDEEARELLTQFNMPFTK is encoded by the coding sequence TTGAGTAGACTGAAAGAACAGTACCAGAACGAAATCGTTGATGCATTAACGAAAAAGTTCGGTTATAAGAATATTATGGAAGTGCCAAAACTTGATAAAGTTGTAATCAACATGGGTGTTGGCGAGGCAAAAGACAATGCAAAACTGTTAGATTCCGCAATTGCTGATCTTGAGAAGATCACAGGACAGAAAGCAGTTGTTTGTAGAGCTAGAAAGTCCGTTGCTAACTTCAAACTGAGAGAAGGAATGGCAATCGGTTGTAAAGTTACTTTAAGAGGAGAGAAGATGTATGAGTTCGTTGACCGTCTGGTTAACCTTGCACTCCCTCGTGTACGTGACTTCAGAGGTGTAAATCCTAACGCATTTGACGGAAGAGGAAATTACGCTCTTGGTATCAAAGAACAGCTTATCTTCCCTGAGATCGAGTATGATAAGGTTGACAAGGTAAGAGGTATGGATATCATCTTCGTTACAACAGCGAATACAGATGAAGAGGCTCGTGAGCTGCTTACACAGTTCAATATGCCTTTTACAAAATAG
- the rpmD gene encoding 50S ribosomal protein L30: MADLKVTLVKSTIGAVPKHKKTVEALGLKKLNKTVVLPDNAATRGMIKQVQHLVKVEEA; encoded by the coding sequence ATGGCAGATTTAAAAGTAACATTAGTAAAATCTACAATTGGAGCTGTTCCGAAGCATAAGAAAACTGTTGAAGCTTTAGGTTTAAAGAAGCTTAATAAGACAGTAGTTCTGCCGGATAACGCAGCTACAAGAGGAATGATCAAACAGGTTCAGCACCTGGTAAAAGTAGAAGAAGCATAG
- the rplF gene encoding 50S ribosomal protein L6 — MSRIGRHPIAIPAGVTVEIKENNVVTVKGPKGTLEKALPTEMEIKQEGDEVVVTRPNDLKKMKSLHGLTRTLINNMVIGVTNGYEKVLEVNGVGYRAAKSGNKLTLNLGYSHPVEMTDPEGVETVVEGQNKIIVKGISKEKVGQFAAEIRDKRRPEPYKGKGIKYADEVIRRKVGKTGKK; from the coding sequence ATGTCACGTATCGGAAGACATCCAATCGCAATCCCGGCAGGAGTTACTGTTGAGATTAAAGAAAACAATGTAGTGACTGTAAAAGGTCCAAAAGGAACACTTGAGAAAGCACTTCCTACAGAGATGGAAATCAAGCAGGAAGGTGATGAAGTTGTTGTAACAAGACCAAACGATTTAAAGAAAATGAAATCTTTACATGGTCTTACAAGAACACTGATCAATAACATGGTTATTGGTGTAACAAACGGATACGAGAAAGTCCTGGAAGTTAACGGTGTTGGATACAGAGCAGCAAAATCAGGAAACAAATTAACACTGAACCTTGGTTATTCTCATCCAGTTGAGATGACAGATCCTGAAGGCGTTGAGACAGTAGTTGAAGGTCAGAACAAGATCATCGTTAAAGGAATCAGTAAAGAAAAAGTTGGCCAGTTTGCGGCTGAGATCAGAGACAAGAGAAGACCGGAGCCTTACAAAGGTAAAGGTATTAAGTATGCTGATGAAGTTATCAGACGTAAAGTTGGTAAGACTGGTAAAAAATAA
- a CDS encoding type Z 30S ribosomal protein S14, whose product MAKTAMKVKQQRQQKFSTREYNRCRICGRPHAYLRKYGICRVCFRELAYKGQIPGVKKASW is encoded by the coding sequence ATGGCTAAGACAGCAATGAAAGTAAAACAGCAGCGTCAGCAGAAATTCTCTACAAGAGAATATAATCGTTGCAGAATTTGTGGACGTCCTCATGCATATTTAAGAAAATATGGTATCTGCCGTGTTTGCTTCCGTGAACTGGCATACAAAGGACAGATTCCAGGCGTTAAGAAAGCAAGCTGGTAG
- the rplP gene encoding 50S ribosomal protein L16 has product MLMPKRVKRRKQFRGSMKGKALRGNKITNGEYGIVAMEPCWIRSNQIEAARVAMTRYIKRGGKVWIKIFPDKPVTTKPAETRMGSGKGTLEYWVAVVKPGRVMFEISGVAEEVAKEALRLATHKLPCKCKVVSRADLEGGDNSEN; this is encoded by the coding sequence ATGTTAATGCCAAAAAGAGTAAAACGTCGTAAACAATTCCGTGGTTCCATGAAGGGTAAAGCTCTTCGCGGAAACAAGATTACTAATGGTGAATATGGTATCGTTGCAATGGAGCCATGCTGGATCCGTTCCAACCAGATCGAGGCTGCCCGTGTTGCTATGACTCGTTATATCAAACGTGGTGGTAAAGTTTGGATCAAAATATTCCCTGATAAACCTGTAACTACGAAACCAGCTGAGACACGTATGGGTTCTGGAAAAGGAACCTTAGAGTACTGGGTAGCAGTTGTTAAACCGGGTCGCGTAATGTTCGAGATTTCCGGAGTAGCTGAGGAAGTAGCTAAAGAAGCTCTTCGTCTTGCAACACACAAGCTGCCATGTAAATGTAAAGTAGTTTCTCGCGCAGACTTAGAAGGCGGTGATAACAGTGAAAATTAA
- the rplR gene encoding 50S ribosomal protein L18 — protein MVSKKSRSEVRVNKHRKLRNRLAGTTECPRLAVFRSNNHMYAQIIDDTVGNTLVSASTLQKDVKANLEKTNNVDAAAYLGKVIAEKALEKGIKDVVFDRGGFIYQGKIQALADAAREAGLNF, from the coding sequence ATGGTTAGCAAGAAATCAAGAAGTGAAGTTCGTGTAAACAAGCACAGAAAATTACGTAACCGTTTAGCTGGAACAACAGAGTGTCCACGCTTAGCTGTGTTTAGAAGTAATAATCATATGTATGCTCAAATTATTGACGATACAGTTGGAAATACACTGGTTTCCGCTTCCACTCTTCAGAAAGATGTGAAAGCAAACCTGGAGAAAACTAACAACGTTGATGCAGCAGCATATTTAGGAAAAGTCATTGCCGAGAAGGCACTTGAGAAAGGTATTAAAGACGTTGTCTTCGATAGAGGCGGATTTATTTACCAGGGTAAAATTCAGGCATTAGCAGACGCAGCTAGAGAAGCTGGGTTGAATTTCTAG
- the rplC gene encoding 50S ribosomal protein L3 produces MKKAILATKVGMTQIFNEDGTLTPVTVLQAGPCVVTQIKTVENDGYEAVQVGFVDKKDKTVNKDKNGKKEIVHRHGVTKAEQGHFAKAGVTGKRFVKEFKFENAADYALAQEIKADIFEAGDKIDATAISKGKGFQGAIKRHNQHRGPMAHGSKFHRHQGSNGAASDPSKVFKGKKMPGHMGSKKITIQNLEVVRVDAENNLLLVKGSVPGPKKSLVTIREAVKAN; encoded by the coding sequence ATGAAGAAAGCTATCTTAGCTACAAAAGTCGGAATGACTCAGATCTTCAATGAAGACGGAACACTGACACCTGTAACTGTACTTCAGGCTGGTCCTTGTGTAGTAACACAGATCAAGACTGTAGAGAATGACGGTTACGAAGCTGTACAGGTTGGATTCGTTGACAAGAAAGACAAAACTGTAAACAAAGACAAAAATGGTAAAAAGGAAATCGTTCATCGTCATGGTGTAACCAAGGCTGAGCAGGGACATTTCGCAAAAGCTGGAGTAACTGGAAAGAGATTCGTAAAAGAGTTCAAATTCGAGAACGCAGCTGATTATGCACTTGCACAGGAGATCAAAGCTGACATTTTTGAAGCTGGCGACAAGATCGACGCTACTGCCATTTCTAAAGGAAAAGGATTCCAGGGTGCTATTAAGAGACACAACCAGCACAGAGGACCTATGGCTCACGGTTCTAAATTCCATCGTCATCAGGGATCTAACGGTGCTGCATCTGATCCGAGTAAAGTATTCAAAGGAAAGAAGATGCCAGGACACATGGGAAGCAAAAAGATTACAATTCAGAATCTTGAAGTTGTCCGTGTAGATGCAGAGAACAACCTTCTTTTAGTAAAAGGCTCTGTACCGGGACCTAAGAAATCCTTAGTAACAATTAGAGAAGCAGTAAAAGCTAACTAG
- a CDS encoding DUF3343 domain-containing protein gives MRKKELKLVVTFHTTADAMAMEKACKENNTPGRIIPVPRAISAGCGLSWCAALDEREEIVAMMEKVGIEPEDLHECLV, from the coding sequence ATGAGAAAAAAAGAATTGAAACTGGTAGTTACTTTCCATACAACTGCAGATGCGATGGCTATGGAAAAGGCATGTAAAGAGAATAATACACCGGGCAGAATCATCCCGGTTCCAAGAGCTATCTCAGCAGGATGTGGACTTTCCTGGTGCGCGGCACTTGACGAGAGAGAAGAGATCGTTGCCATGATGGAGAAGGTCGGGATTGAACCAGAAGACCTGCATGAGTGTCTTGTATAA